One window of Jeotgalibacillus aurantiacus genomic DNA carries:
- the veg gene encoding biofilm formation stimulator Veg — MPKTLADIKKSLDLNLGKRLLLKANGGRRKTIERSGVLTETYPSIFIIELDQDENSFERVSYSYTDVLTEAVELTFIEEGTETISVS, encoded by the coding sequence ATGCCAAAAACGTTAGCTGATATTAAGAAGTCACTTGATTTAAATCTTGGAAAACGTCTATTGTTAAAAGCCAATGGTGGAAGACGCAAGACAATTGAGCGTTCAGGAGTCTTAACTGAAACGTATCCTTCTATTTTCATTATTGAACTGGATCAGGATGAGAACTCTTTTGAGCGGGTATCGTACAGCTACACCGATGTACTGACAGAAGCAGTTGAGTTAACCTTCATCGAAGAAGGAACAGAAACAATCAGCGTAAGTTAA